From one Sparus aurata chromosome 16, fSpaAur1.1, whole genome shotgun sequence genomic stretch:
- the LOC115597298 gene encoding transcriptional regulator Myc-A-like, with protein sequence MEKPIIPNCSHCDPRSHYKPRPIQTTPLQTTPTCCYGGREGRLNSQQQMQAVEEEEEEEEEEEEEEEEECSQDKTAMPVQSPQDTDHMYSKRPYSFPPREHVNVSEDYHKRTTYPVFTAVH encoded by the exons ATGGAGAAGCCAATAATACCCAACTGCAGCCACTGCGACCCCCGAAGCCACTACAAACCACGCCCCATACAAACCACGCCCCTACAAACTACGCCTACGTGTTGCTACGGTGGCCGGGAAGGACGATTAAACTCACAGCAGCAAATGCAAGCagtcgaagaagaagaagaagaagaagaagaagaagaagaagaagaagaagaagaatgcagCCAAGACAAGACGGCAATGCCAGTTCAG AGTCCACAGGACACCGACCACATGTACAGTAAGAGGCCTTACAGCTTTCCACCCAGAGAGCATGTTAATGTGAGTGAAGATTATCACAAGAGAACAACATATCCAGTGTTCACAGCTGTGCACTAA